Genomic segment of Nitrospira sp.:
AGGTATTGACTATGCGATTCGGACTCAGCCAAGCGCAGGAAGCGGCATCCACACTATCACCGACTGCTACACTGGCAACCAAAGAAATTCCTTACGATTATGTGGCGCGATTCATCCTCACGGGAAACTCCGGCAACCGCCTACAGGATGTCATCAATATCAGCATCGATGGTGCTTTTGTGGCCGTCACGATCGGCTACAGTTTTATCCCTGCCCCGGTAAGGACAGGCACATCTCCCACCCCGGCTAACAACAGGGCGATTGATTTCAAATACAGCATTGTTGACAGCGGCAGCGGACGCGAACTGCAGAACCGGCCCATACACAATATTGCAGGATTGGGCGAGCCCAACGGTGAGCGGCCGTTCCGAGTCCTCGCGAAACCTATGGTATTTATGCCGCGCTCTACTGTTCGGATTGAGGTCGAAGAAGTGACGGGAAGCGACGCTGATGCAACTATCGCAGGCGCAGAGTTGTTCATCGTGCTGCACGGCTACAAAATGCTCGGCTATGGGACGGGGATGTCATGAACATAACCCATACCTGCGATAGTCCTAAGGACGTCGGCTACAAAAATGTGTGCCATTTCTGTGGCATCCCACAGGATGCTGGTTACTTCGATGTCGCCGGCATCAAGACGGCCCCTCTGGTTGGAGAGGAAGTCGAACTCGCTCGCTATGAACTGAACTCCCAGTACTGTGGCACGTTGCTCTATTTCATGCAGTACGCCGAATTAGCTGAAACTCGGCGACAAGTATTTCCGAAGACGCCTGGGTATGAATGGGTGATCCTTTGCAATAATCAACCTCGAGCGCCCTATCTGCCCTTCGACTTGATCTTAAACCCATGGGGCCAAAATGCTCTTCCTATTCATTTGAGAATGGAAGAGGGGTGTACGTTGAGGTTTGTTGTGAGAAGAAAAGCGGCCACGGTTCCGCAAGAATTGTCCCAAGTCGGAGGACGGCTGTTGGGTCGGACTTGGTACAACACGATCTACGGAGGGGTGCCGAATCGCTTGTAAGTGAATGAAACAGAAAGAAGAATAAAACCCATGTATATCCGTGTACCAGAATCTCGCATGTCTCCCTACGATTACCCGCCTTCAACATTCCCGTGGGCCGCGCGTACCGTATTTGGCGAGTTCCTTGGTTCTGTAAAGTGTCGGCGGATCGATGACTCGACGCAAGGGCCGTATCGGTGGATCTGTGCGCTCGATGTGCAGTTTCCTGAACGCGACAAGACACGCGCGTCGATCCAGGGCACGGGCCTTCTCATTAGTCCCCGGCATATCCTAACATCGGCCAGCAACGTGGTTCGGAAGGAGCCGCCGTTCAAGGAATCTCACCCGAAAACAGGCTTCCGCGTTGACGCGCAGCGAGTTACTGTAACGCCGGCGCTCGATGGCACGCCAAAGCTGGGAAAGAAGCGAGCCCCGGTCGGATCCATCGAACTCCAACCAGCGGCGTGGTGGGTCCCGAACCAATTCTTCAGCGATCTTAGTTTTAAATGGGACGTGGCGGTGCTCACGCTGCCTCGTGAAATTCCATCGTTTCACGGCATGCCGTATGGCCACTGGGGGCACATCGGTTTTTCGCCACGGACGACGATCAAGGCCGCGACAAACGAATCACTGGTCGGGGCTACCTTAACAACTTGCGGGTACACGGACGGAGTGTGTTTCGACGAGGCCCCGTTGCCTACCGCATCGAATCCGTTTCCGCAACCTACGGTGCTTACCCGGATGGCCAAGCGAGAGAATTCGACTCAGTGGGAAACGTTCGGCACCGTCCAGCCCAGTCAGCCTGGTCTGGTGGAGTGGGGCCAGCTCCTGTACGACACCGCCGCGTGTTATGGCATGGATGGGGCGCCGGTGTGGCTGAACACAGGAAACTTGCAGCTTGTTGCCATTCATGTCGGCGCCAATTTCCGTAACATTACGAACCCTAAGATTCCGCTGCAACTCGGTGTCGCGCTTGCGCTGAGATCTGAAATTCTCGATCTCCTGCGTCAGCGTATCTTGCTCGCAGGGATTCGACCGGCGTTTTGATGCGCGATCGCAGATGAAAGGGACGGCATATGTACATTCACGAGCCCATCTCCGGAACACAGGGCGCTCCGATGTTGGGCCGTTTCGTTCCTCTGCCCGAGCTGGACGTGAAGAAACATGGGGCGTCCGACGAGGCAGTCGCTGCGGCCACGGCAGTGATGGATAAAATTTTCTGGGGCCTCAGCCCGTCGAATGTCGACATCCTTCGAGGACTGTCGATTCACCTGCACATCATCCCGCAGAGCAAGAAAGCCACCGATCTTGCTGAATTCAGGAAGTTGAAGGATAAAACGGCACCGACCGGAGGGTCCTACGACTCCGTACGTGTCGTCGACGCCATAAGATCGAGATCGCGAATCGAGTATGCAGTCGGGGAAGAATCCATCGTGGAAGGTTTCATTGTCGCACAGGAGTCGGCGCGCGTTGTTGCGCGCTTTGCCCTGACGAAGAGCGAGCAGCAGTGGCTTCAGAGCTTGTTCAACGAGCGAAAGCAAAAGGGCGGCGCCTGGGTCAGCGCAGATGCGGCTTCCAGTCCCGAGGCCTACTTTAGCGCGTCGACCGCGGCGTTGTTCGGCTATCGCTTCAATCGTGCATGGCTCTATCAGAACGATCCTCAAATCCATAGTCTCGTGAGTGCAGTGTTCAGACACGCGCCGGGGCCCATTCCAGACTGAGAGGCACCCGATGTACATCGGATTTATTGAAAAGCCCTTCGTCGCTCGTCGAACTCCGGACGGAGTGGAAGCCGCAGTGTGGAGCCACGGTGCTCCCGACCTTGCGAAGAACGAAGCCACGATCTTCATGAACGAAGTCCTCACAAGTTTAGGTCCCGCCAACGTCGCGGTCTTAGATGGAATCGACGTGCAGCTGCACATCGTTCCTCACGACAAACGGCTTACTGATCTCTTCGAGTTCGAATCGTTGAGAGGTAAGAAGACTCACGATGGTAGGAACTACGAAGACGTACGCGGTGTGGGTGGCATGCGCTTCGGAAGAAGCATCCTGTTTGCTGTCGGCCAGGAGACGCTCATGTCGATTACAGGGAAGAAACTAGGCTTCACGAGAGGCGCTGTCCCATCTCATGAGACTGCGCACGTCGTGGGACTGTTTGCCCTTACGAAATCGCAGAAGGTCCGATTGGACGACGCGTTTGAAAGACGGACGAACATGCAAGGCCCGTGGGTGGACACCTATGCAAGCTCGAACGCCGAGGAGTATTTCGCCTCCTCTAGTTCGGCCTTCTTCGGCCGCGCGCCCACGAACAAGACGCACGAAGTAGCTCGCTTCAATCGTGCGTGGCTCAAGGATAACGACAGACCGATGTATGCGCTTCTGGCCGATGTCTACAAGCGCGCTCGTTCGTGAAAGGCTGCAACAATGTACATCCATGTCTCCACGCACCCACGGTGAAGCAAAGGGGTCAGGGTATGTCATCGACAAGCTGGAAGAAGTAGTGAACGAAAGAGTCGTACAAGGTAAGACCTAGCCAGTAGCTTCGGTCTCGAGTGATGTGGACTGTCGGGCAACTGGCAGGACGAAGCGTTCAGGCGGGACAGCTCGGCTGCAGAAAGAAGACAACAGTCATTGCACAGCATTAGTGTCAAAGTAGCATTGCAAGGACGTTCACCGTCTGTACGAAAGCGAGCGTGAAAGAGGCGCGAGATGTACTTGTATACGTTTGAACAGAGGCGAGAGCCCAGCGAGCACGGATTGGGGAAGAACCCTCGGTCGACCTCTTGGCCTCGCACTGGTTCTCTCTCTAGCTGTTGGTGGAATTCGCATCTCAGAAATGTATTGCATGTACTCTATGCTCATAGTTGCCAGATAGCGTGTGACGCAACGTCATTACTTGAACATGAGGGAAAGACTAGATGTATATCTATGAGACTCGATTAAGGACATTAAATTTAGCAGGTGATGAAAATGCCGTGTTGCGAGGGTTTGGAAAACGTCCGGAAGCTGTATCGCCAGTCACTCAAACGGCGGAAGTGGCACGGCTAACAGATGAAATAATCAAGCTTGCACAAAGGAATGCATGGACAGGTGTCGAGAGAGCCTACAAGACTCTGGAAAGCATGGGGGACGAAGCGTTTAACTTGATCCCGAGAGGACTTGGCGGTCCGGCTGCGATCCATAAGGAGGGTGCAAATGCTTCCCGTTCATTCGGCGATATGCTGAACTGGTGGAAAAGACTGTGGCGCGCCAAGACGTCGCTGGATACAGCGGTCGGGGGAACCAATGATTCGTTGCTGAAGCCGATCCTTGAGTCCTTGGAGTATACAAATAACAACTTTGGATCGGTCACCGTCGCACCACGTTCGAAGTCGACGTCAAAAAAACAACGCGCGCAGCTGAAATTAATTGCCGTGGTACTGTCAACAGCACCGGATCTACCAACTCCAGATCAGTTGAAAAGTATCGCATTTGCAGAACAGATAATTAAGGAAACCGGGTCGTTTATTGGGCTGCTTCCGGCTGGTTACTATAAGTTGGCAGATGAGTCGTTTACTGTTGAGAATGGGCCTAGCGAATATACTGGCAAGAGGCCGATAAACGTCCTTTGGGGCAAATAATTGATGGGATTTATGATATCTGACACAGAATTGACGGTGCTTCTGTTCTGAACACAAGAGAGATACGGCGCATGCTGTATTCATCATGAGTCATTAGGAGGAAGATACATGTACCTCTATGATCGATTCTTAGTCACATTGCCTCGTCTTCGCCAAGAAAAGCCAAGCCTTTTGCAATGCTGTCAACGGTACTCTTGGGACGATCATATGCAGGGTTTAGAACAACCAATGGTAGATCCCTTGGTCGGGTTAAAGGAATCGCCTCGTATGCAGCGGCGACTCAAGGAAGCTTTGGACGAGATGAGCCAATCAAGCGATCTGAATGAGCAAACGGTTGCTACGGAGATTGCAAACGGCAACTGTGTCGTTACTTTTCCACCACTTTTGATCGACAAGGCTCAGAACGATGAACCAGTTTCACTGGGCACCGCGATTACCAGAATGCGAAACAGCCAAATGTCCGGGCAGCCCATGGCAAATATTTACATCTTCCCTCATTCTCAAATGGGTCCTGATGGGAAACCTCTCCCAGGCCAAGTTGGCGCGCAATTGCCTGGTTTAGCTGCGAATGCAATTACATTCGCTACCGCTAACGATCGACATATCTACTTGCTCAGATCTGACCTCGGCTTCAACACCAAGAAACTCAAAATGACATTACTGCATGAATCTTTCCACCTGCGTTATCCGTTGCTAAGAGGTCACAGTAGCCGGGATAAGTTCATCGCTGAGTTGAGGGCGTACTACTACGCTGAGTATCGCGATGTGAAGGATCTCAAGAAAAGGTTTGAGCTTGCTGCTCGATCGGCAGCGAAGGATTCAGGAGACGTGGCAATTGATGGTCCTAATTTTGACAAGCGAGTTATGGAACGTACTACCTGGCTTCAGCTAATTGCTTTGTAACTTAAATGATCGCGCTGCGTGCAAGAGGACAACGTTGCTAATTCTAGCCGATGGACGCATTACCTACCATTCTTGTGTATGATCGAGACCCGCTCTTTCTCGATGCATTGCGAAATTTTCTATTTACAGCGGGATTTGTGAGCGTAGATAGTACAACTACGGTTCGAAAGACTTTGGCGCGGTTACATCTCACGCGCTACAGGTATGTACTGATCGAGCTTACGCAGCAAGTGCCATGCGAACGGCGATGGGCAACGGTCATTCAACGGCATCAGCCGAGTGCGAAGATCATCTTTCTCATTAAGGCCGCTGACCGGCGTCTCATCCAACCGGGTATCTATGAGCACATCATGAAAGAGGATATCTATTCATCATTGTCTGATGTGATGTCGCAGCATGGATTTTCATGTCATCGAGAAAAGGCGGACAAGGCTGGGAACAGGAAGGGATATTGAGAAGGAGAGGCGTCGTCATGAATCACCAATGTGATCTCTACCGAAACTTCTTCAATGGGCTCAACGATCCTGTGTTCATCATTGACGTTACAACAAAAACCGTCATTGAGGTGAACGCCTGCGCTATGGAGTATTCTGGCTATCAAACGGAAGAGCTACGCGGACTCGTGATCGATCGCCTCTTGCAGTTTCCCGGCGATCTGGAGTTCTTATTTGGGAGCCAGAATGCCTCCTGGCAGGGCCTGGAACTTCTCAAGAAAGACGGCGAGCATATTCCTATCAGCCTGACAACATTTCGTGTTGATCGCGACATTACTAGTTTTGTGTTTCTGATTGTTCGCAAGGCCGATACAGTCGTGCCTTCGCGCAATGAGTCGAAGGGGAGGCGGGACGCCCTCTGGCAGGAGGAGATAAATTTCCCGACGATTATCGGTCGCAGTCAGAAGATTCGTGAGGTGTGCCAGTTGATCGGTTCGATCGCAAAACGTCACGTGACGGTATTAATCCAAGGCGAAAGCGGGACCGGCAAGGAAGTGGTGGCCAATGCGATTCAAGCACACAGTCTTCGTGCCCGGGAACCTTTCGTCAAGGTCAACTGCGCGGCGCTCAGCGAAACGCTCTTGGAAAGTGAATTGTTTGGTCATGTGAGAGGCGCGTTCACAGGCGCTATTCGTGATCGCCGAGGGCGTTTTCAGCAAGCAGATCGCGGCACGATTTTTCTTGATGAGATCGGCAGTCTGTCGTTGGCCGCCCAAGCAAAATTGCTGCGCGTCCTGCAGGAGCAGGAGTTTGAGCCGGTTGGGAGTTCGGTAACCTCCGCCGTGGATGTGCGTGTCCTTGCCGCGACCAATACCGACCTACGCAAGGCCGTTGCGGAAGGTAAGTTCCGCGAGGATCTCTACTATCGTCTTAACGTGTTTACGATAGCACTTCCTCCATTGCGTGAGCGGAAAGAAGATATTCCTTTTCTGGCGACACACTTTCTGAAATGCTCATCCCAAAGGATCGGTAAGGAGCACTGTGCCTTGGCCCCGGAGACATTAACACTCCTACTTCGGCATGATTGGCCAGGTAATGCGAGGGAGCTTCAGAACGCTATAGAACATGCTGTTCTTGTGGAGAAGGGTGCCCTCATTCTTCCATCGAGTCTCCCGACGAATTTGGGACAATTGGAGGAAACCGAAAACTTCTCTGTACCTTCCGGGGAAGAGTCGTTAAGGGCGAGACTTGCCGTGTGTGAAAAGGAGATCATCATGGAAGCGCTGGCCCGTGCAAATGGGGTTAAGCGACAAGCGGCAAGCATTCTGGGAGTGGATCCACGAAATTTTCCCTATTTTTTGAAGAAACACCACTTGAAGGAAAATTATTTGCCGAACTAGGGCGTGTCATCAGTTGAGCCAGATGACCGAGGCGGCAAGATAGATCGCGCCGAGGAAATTATGCGCCCGGTTCTCGTACCTTGTGGCAATGGCGCGGTATTGCGTGAGTGTTGCGAAGCAGTTCTCGATCAGGTGCCGGGCTTGCTACATGTCTTGATCGTATTCGCGTTGTTCCGTGCGATTTGATTGGGGCGGGATGACGGTTTTGACGCCCGCTGTTGCCAGCAGATCGAGGACACGCGCCTGCGCATCCTACGCGGGATCCGCCAGAAACGCCTGAATGGGTTCAAGGAGATGGGGCTGCAGCCTCTCAGCCCCGTCCAGATCGTGGGCTTGCCCCGGCGTCAGGTGCCCCCCCGTTGGATTGCCCAGCGCATCGCACGACGCATGGATTGTTGTCGTCAATCCGCCTGTTGAGCGCCCGATGCATTCCGTTTCCCTGTCCCCCCTTTTGCGCCGGCTGAGTGCTGGTGGGCGCGGACGAGGGTGGAATCGATCATCGCGTATTCGTTGTCGGCATCTTCCGCCAGATGTTCAACAATCCTTTGCCAGACGCCACTGTTGCTCCAGCGCGTGTGGCGCGTATGGATCACCCGGAAATCCCCGAACCGCTCCGGCAGATCGCGCCAGGCGATCCCGGCGTGGTCACGATACAACACCGCTTCAACAACCAGCCGGTTCTCTTTGGCCGTTCCCCCGACAGGTCCCTCACGGCCCGGCAGAACATCCGGGATCCGTTTCCATTGATCATCTCGCAACGCGTAGCGTCTCTTCGCCATTCATAAGCCACTCCCCGGGCTCATGAATAGTGAAGCACACGCAAATTCTCATGTGAATCCAGAAACTTATAGTGCCGTTACCTGATGACACGCCCTAGGCAATGTCCTTCGCGTGCCAACCGGTCTGGTCATGACAGGCCGGTTGTTGGGTGAAGACTCGGCACGCGTAAGTCCTTCACTGCCAGACCCCACAGATGGGGGTCACCACGAGGCCGGACATATGCGTACAGTCGAACCTCACCGCTATGCGGCCTGACTGTGCGTTGGAGGGGGAGCCTATATCAGTCTGCTAACAAGGCTTCGGTGCGTTAAGTCCTTTAGGTAAGACTCGAGGCGCTCCACAGGTCTCATTAATTTGCTCCTGTGTGAGGAATGCTGCACCGGTGAAATCTGCACCGTCAATTCGTGCTCCCTCCATATTGGTCCCCAAGAGCATGGCCCCTTCCAAGTTCGCATTTGTCAAATTAGTTCCACCCAGGTTTGTGCCCAACAGCATCGCACTGCGCAGGTCTGCAGACTCGAGATCAGATCCGTGCAGGTCGGCGCCAGCGAGCATAGCCCTTTGAAGATTGGCGCCGTGTAGCATGGCGTTTGTTTTGCGTGCACCGGCAAGCATTTGTCCTGGGATAGCGCCGGAATAGGGGTTTTCAGCTCTGCCGATGTTCGCAGAGTGCTGAGTCTCGACGCTGGGTGGAGTAGACCGTCCGGTTATGGAACAAGAACCAAGCAGGAGAACGAGCGTAAGTACAAGTGGCCAGAGGATCTTTTCCCATTTTTGATGACCGGTAATCTGCATCCATCGTCGAAGAGCGAGACTCAGTAAAATGGAGGCAAGTGTAATGCATGACCATACTATGATTTCGTTCTTCGTTGCGTATACAGCTGCAACCATGTGAAAGTCATTATCCAACCGATCCAAGATTACACCGTTCTTTGCTGCAAAGATCCCCGCGATGAGAGCGAGGATCCCAGCCGCAAGCTCAAGAGACAACTTGTACATGTGTGAAGAGTAGGCTTCTCGAAAGGAATTGAGTCGTTCTAACGGTTGTCGGCGCATTCTGATGCGAGGTGTTAGTATACACCAAGACAGTCTTCGGAGAAATGTGCGGAGCCAACAGGGAATTGTCTTTTTTGGTCAAGAGCAAGATGAAGCTGGAGCGCTTGAGCAGGCGCAGATTGTAGTAACGTGAGCAGAGGGACACTTGCCCCAGGGTATTGATCCACGGGGCGATTTCTCTACCGGATTGTGGCCAGTAAGGTCTGACGGGGAAGATTAAGAGGGTTTGGTGGAGGGCAGGGGAGTTGAACCCCCGACCCCTACGTTGCGAACGTAGTGCTCTCCCAACTGAGCTAGCCCCCCACGCTTGGGATGTTGGGATCGCGACTCATGGATCCCGCAGGCTTTGCCGCAC
This window contains:
- a CDS encoding sigma 54-interacting transcriptional regulator — its product is MNHQCDLYRNFFNGLNDPVFIIDVTTKTVIEVNACAMEYSGYQTEELRGLVIDRLLQFPGDLEFLFGSQNASWQGLELLKKDGEHIPISLTTFRVDRDITSFVFLIVRKADTVVPSRNESKGRRDALWQEEINFPTIIGRSQKIREVCQLIGSIAKRHVTVLIQGESGTGKEVVANAIQAHSLRAREPFVKVNCAALSETLLESELFGHVRGAFTGAIRDRRGRFQQADRGTIFLDEIGSLSLAAQAKLLRVLQEQEFEPVGSSVTSAVDVRVLAATNTDLRKAVAEGKFREDLYYRLNVFTIALPPLRERKEDIPFLATHFLKCSSQRIGKEHCALAPETLTLLLRHDWPGNARELQNAIEHAVLVEKGALILPSSLPTNLGQLEETENFSVPSGEESLRARLAVCEKEIIMEALARANGVKRQAASILGVDPRNFPYFLKKHHLKENYLPN
- a CDS encoding pentapeptide repeat-containing protein, with the protein product MRRQPLERLNSFREAYSSHMYKLSLELAAGILALIAGIFAAKNGVILDRLDNDFHMVAAVYATKNEIIVWSCITLASILLSLALRRWMQITGHQKWEKILWPLVLTLVLLLGSCSITGRSTPPSVETQHSANIGRAENPYSGAIPGQMLAGARKTNAMLHGANLQRAMLAGADLHGSDLESADLRSAMLLGTNLGGTNLTNANLEGAMLLGTNMEGARIDGADFTGAAFLTQEQINETCGAPRVLPKGLNAPKPC